One Kiritimatiellales bacterium genomic window carries:
- a CDS encoding right-handed parallel beta-helix repeat-containing protein, which yields MTAGTYIKQWMLLTVCLLSFSTVSAEVRTIVINPAEGDMVPALAAALKQAGGSAVKLVFSPGRYYFYPDHAKGEYCRITNHGNGYKQIAIPLTGMQDVEMEGNGAEFIFHGQIIPFLIESCSRVTVRDLSIDWDIPFVLQAAVTAVNEKEGWYDAVLETDGFSWEICDSRLSFPKIDGFSFHIPGCSIAFDPEKRQPLYGSSLYDFQSRPYRTDKQPDGTVRFYDRPRAFPPVGSVVVSKGGKGEERYGPAFHVKSSQDVVFENVTVHYAPGMGFLCERTENVRLSGCSVFVKEGSSRLVSTAADATHFCNCRGEVLLENCRFESMLDDATNVHGTYVTVDAVLDEYTLRTRLMHFEQTGFEFAAPGDEIWMIIRPLMDHAAENTVVGVNVLNDVFTELTFKEKLPAGLSAGDVLENKTWNPDFTMRGCTVQKNRARGILLKTPGKIIIEENTLSTMMSAVLFRGDPSLWYESGAVNDALIRRNRFMDCVYGGGDHAVLMISPRLGREFSATTLYDRGIHFEDNMIETFDNRIVVAEHADRLTVSGNQIIQTKTETPFHPDAYLIDLKHCGNAVIKNNRYQGEHTRTVFTDEPSKTGLAVSGNEGF from the coding sequence TCAATCCGGCGGAAGGCGATATGGTACCGGCTCTCGCGGCGGCATTGAAACAGGCCGGCGGATCGGCGGTGAAACTGGTGTTTTCTCCGGGGCGGTATTATTTCTACCCGGATCACGCCAAAGGCGAATACTGCCGTATCACCAATCATGGCAACGGATACAAACAGATCGCCATTCCGCTGACCGGAATGCAGGATGTTGAGATGGAAGGAAACGGCGCGGAATTTATTTTTCACGGGCAGATCATCCCGTTTCTAATTGAGTCCTGCTCGCGCGTGACTGTGCGCGATCTTTCCATCGACTGGGATATTCCGTTTGTGCTGCAGGCGGCAGTGACGGCCGTAAATGAAAAAGAGGGCTGGTATGACGCTGTTTTAGAAACAGACGGATTTTCCTGGGAGATTTGCGACAGCCGGCTTTCTTTTCCGAAAATCGACGGTTTCAGTTTTCATATTCCGGGATGCAGTATCGCGTTCGATCCGGAAAAACGTCAGCCGCTTTACGGCAGCAGTCTCTACGACTTTCAAAGCCGGCCTTACCGCACCGATAAACAACCGGACGGCACGGTGCGTTTTTATGACCGCCCGCGGGCTTTTCCGCCGGTTGGATCGGTGGTTGTTTCCAAAGGCGGGAAAGGTGAAGAACGCTACGGTCCGGCATTTCATGTGAAATCTTCACAGGATGTCGTGTTTGAAAATGTAACGGTTCACTATGCGCCGGGCATGGGTTTTCTTTGCGAGCGGACCGAAAATGTCCGGCTATCCGGGTGCAGTGTGTTTGTAAAAGAAGGTTCGTCACGTCTTGTTTCCACCGCGGCGGATGCAACGCATTTCTGCAACTGCCGCGGTGAGGTGCTGCTTGAAAACTGCCGGTTTGAAAGCATGCTGGATGACGCCACGAATGTACATGGAACCTATGTGACGGTGGATGCGGTGCTGGACGAATACACGCTGCGCACCAGGCTGATGCATTTTGAGCAGACCGGTTTTGAATTCGCCGCGCCCGGCGATGAAATCTGGATGATTATCCGGCCGCTGATGGATCACGCGGCGGAAAATACAGTGGTTGGCGTAAACGTGCTGAACGATGTATTCACGGAATTAACCTTCAAAGAAAAACTTCCGGCTGGGTTGTCCGCCGGTGATGTGCTGGAAAATAAAACGTGGAATCCGGATTTCACCATGCGCGGCTGTACAGTGCAGAAAAACCGTGCGCGCGGCATTCTGCTGAAAACGCCGGGAAAAATTATTATCGAGGAGAATACTTTGTCCACCATGATGAGCGCGGTGCTGTTTCGCGGCGATCCGTCGTTATGGTACGAATCCGGCGCGGTGAATGATGCACTGATCCGGCGCAACCGGTTTATGGATTGCGTGTATGGCGGCGGCGACCACGCGGTGCTGATGATCAGTCCGCGTCTGGGCCGCGAATTTTCAGCCACAACACTGTATGACCGCGGCATTCATTTCGAGGACAACATGATTGAAACCTTCGATAACCGCATTGTGGTGGCTGAACATGCCGACCGCTTAACGGTTTCCGGCAATCAAATCATCCAAACCAAAACCGAAACGCCGTTTCATCCGGATGCTTACTTGATTGATCTGAAACATTGTGGAAATGCCGTGATTAAGAACAACCGTTATCAGGGCGAACACACCCGGACGGTTTTTACGGATGAACCGTCAAAAACAGGATTGGCGGTTTCCGGTAATGAAGGGTTCTGA
- a CDS encoding metallophosphoesterase: MDKISRNCETPDMITRRHCLGRLGTAAACAAMAPAAFSQAVTIAGIKKLLFSFGLLTDVHVADKDTNGKRNFRAASESLKRCVDDLNRQNLAFTIELGDFIDGGNSRASADLEHALSIYGGLTMPAYHALGNHGVILLRKYMDKDPRLNGVYYYDFTSPAAAGWRFIVLDGNDAGYGIVSNSQLEWLDEKLTQAKAANEKVIMFCHYALLKEAAPRYLMAEPEPVLNLINNAGCVAAYFAGHHHGGGYTCQDGIYHVTVKGMVEHPEENAYAVVEVYSDRIKEIGHGQEPSREMRFT; the protein is encoded by the coding sequence ATGGATAAGATCAGCAGAAACTGTGAAACGCCGGATATGATCACCCGCCGGCATTGTCTGGGCCGCTTAGGGACGGCGGCGGCATGTGCTGCAATGGCGCCGGCGGCATTTTCTCAGGCTGTGACGATTGCCGGGATTAAAAAACTGCTATTCTCTTTCGGACTGTTGACCGATGTTCACGTTGCGGATAAAGATACGAACGGTAAGCGGAATTTTCGCGCGGCATCTGAAAGTCTGAAACGGTGTGTCGATGACCTGAACCGGCAGAATTTGGCATTCACCATTGAACTGGGTGATTTTATCGATGGCGGCAATTCCCGAGCCTCTGCCGATTTAGAGCATGCGTTGAGTATTTACGGTGGACTGACCATGCCGGCATATCATGCTCTCGGAAATCACGGGGTAATTCTTCTGAGAAAATACATGGACAAAGACCCGCGTTTGAACGGGGTTTATTATTATGACTTTACATCACCCGCTGCCGCCGGCTGGCGTTTCATCGTGCTTGACGGAAACGACGCCGGATACGGAATCGTCAGCAATTCTCAGCTTGAATGGCTGGATGAAAAATTGACTCAGGCAAAGGCGGCAAATGAAAAAGTCATCATGTTCTGCCACTATGCATTATTAAAAGAAGCCGCACCACGTTATCTGATGGCGGAACCGGAACCGGTTTTGAATCTGATTAACAACGCCGGTTGTGTGGCCGCATATTTTGCCGGGCACCATCACGGCGGGGGATATACATGTCAGGACGGAATTTACCACGTCACTGTAAAAGGCATGGTCGAACATCCGGAAGAAAATGCCTATGCGGTGGTTGAAGTTTATTCCGACCGGATTAAAGAAATCGGGCACGGACAGGAACCTTCGCGTGAAATGCGTTTTACTTAA
- a CDS encoding FAD-dependent oxidoreductase, whose product MQKILFGMFSAALGVLVSFQSGKSLASEPLAYPVPAVAQALQKNSRAVVADVVPGTVWIDAEDFADYGGWYHDTQFVHLMGSGYLLAGGTGKPGVPVADAVTKVQINRTGNYTLWVRSRNWDREHSPGMFKISINGKKSSGVFGGGNSDAWEWQKGDLFALKEDEIELRLIDQTGYFGRCDALILTLDENFIPPEQDGMTAARAVYAGLDLKPAVHDGFDVIVVGGGPAGVSAAIAAARHGVKTALIQDRPMLGGNSGAEFSVGMNGAIQMHGHMRDGGIINEAILLQADSGAANYAGVYHELADAEPLLTVFVNMRVDGVVMESDSKIRGVKAVHSLDGTRAEFYGGTFIDCTGDGWLGYYAGATFRLGREAGDEFNEAPAPVESDDITMSGSLNAGSPFMVNTGVPVELKREPWAAVLPDGFARSISGPAARPWWLEYPGTVDDLWQGEYARDYLFRIAYGYADFLKNRWSKKDTAKNFDVNYVGPFLGRRESRRLEGDYILTLNDVMGAHWFEDSIAHYGWNLDVHHPLGIFSVNNPYECNYRVPMGGGIPFRCLYSKNISNLLMGGRCISVTHYALGTVRIMMTCASTGQAAGTAAAMCAARGITPRDVGRDHIRELQQRLLRDDQYIPALKNEDPADLARKAVCSASSVQDVWKVTEEYFYRPGTIQGSETVALNAGTVMCPVGRQQKIGSLNFWIRNTGGTDCEAYLNIDTTATFRDFDSRTNIAKIPVSIPAGFSGVLPVDVNLPVKGDFLMLSFLEKSGGISKVLWQRSISNPPRMCALHKYSDVWCVDDKFIPAFYAEPALEWEYDFGAANVINGITRCLNSGTVNMWSSDPAQPLPQWIELKWDEPQTIKEVQLIFDTNLDRYRYNGGEIPERVRSYDVQAEISGEWKTVVAMDDNIQRRRVHQFEPVSTQRLRVMVKETGGDRSARIFEIRAY is encoded by the coding sequence ATGCAAAAAATTTTATTCGGTATGTTTTCGGCGGCACTAGGCGTTTTGGTGTCGTTCCAAAGTGGAAAATCGCTGGCCTCTGAACCCTTGGCATATCCGGTGCCGGCGGTGGCGCAGGCGTTGCAGAAAAATTCGCGCGCGGTTGTGGCGGACGTTGTGCCGGGTACAGTCTGGATTGACGCCGAAGATTTTGCAGATTACGGCGGCTGGTATCACGATACGCAGTTTGTGCATTTGATGGGTTCCGGTTATCTGCTTGCCGGCGGCACCGGCAAGCCGGGCGTCCCGGTGGCTGATGCTGTAACGAAAGTTCAAATCAACCGTACCGGAAATTATACGTTATGGGTGCGGTCGAGAAACTGGGATCGGGAACACTCGCCGGGAATGTTCAAGATCAGCATTAACGGTAAAAAAAGCTCCGGTGTGTTTGGCGGTGGAAATTCTGACGCATGGGAATGGCAGAAAGGCGATTTGTTTGCGCTGAAAGAGGACGAAATTGAATTGCGCCTGATTGACCAGACCGGTTATTTCGGACGGTGCGACGCGCTGATTTTAACGCTGGATGAAAATTTTATTCCACCGGAGCAGGACGGCATGACGGCGGCGCGTGCGGTGTATGCCGGATTGGATTTAAAACCGGCGGTGCATGACGGGTTTGATGTGATTGTGGTTGGCGGCGGCCCGGCCGGTGTGAGTGCCGCGATTGCGGCGGCGCGGCATGGTGTGAAAACCGCATTGATTCAAGACCGGCCGATGCTGGGCGGTAACAGCGGCGCCGAGTTCTCCGTTGGCATGAACGGTGCGATTCAAATGCACGGACATATGCGCGACGGCGGAATTATTAATGAAGCGATTCTGCTGCAGGCGGATTCCGGCGCCGCAAATTATGCCGGCGTATATCACGAACTGGCGGACGCTGAACCGCTGTTGACGGTGTTTGTGAATATGCGCGTAGACGGCGTCGTGATGGAATCGGATTCAAAAATCCGCGGCGTAAAAGCGGTGCATTCGCTGGACGGGACGCGTGCGGAATTTTACGGTGGAACATTCATTGACTGCACCGGCGATGGCTGGCTGGGTTATTATGCCGGCGCAACATTCCGGCTGGGGCGTGAAGCCGGAGATGAATTTAATGAAGCGCCGGCGCCGGTGGAATCCGACGACATTACGATGAGCGGCAGCCTGAATGCGGGTTCGCCGTTTATGGTGAATACCGGCGTTCCGGTTGAATTAAAACGGGAGCCGTGGGCGGCTGTATTGCCGGACGGTTTTGCCCGTTCGATCAGCGGCCCTGCCGCGCGTCCCTGGTGGCTTGAATATCCGGGAACGGTTGACGATCTCTGGCAGGGAGAGTATGCCCGCGATTATCTTTTCCGGATTGCTTACGGCTATGCGGATTTTCTTAAAAACCGGTGGAGTAAAAAAGACACCGCGAAAAATTTTGATGTGAATTATGTCGGCCCGTTTTTAGGGCGGCGCGAATCCCGGCGGCTGGAAGGCGATTATATTCTAACGCTGAACGATGTGATGGGCGCGCACTGGTTTGAAGATTCCATTGCGCACTACGGCTGGAATCTGGATGTGCATCATCCGCTCGGTATTTTTTCGGTGAACAATCCGTATGAATGCAACTACAGAGTTCCGATGGGCGGCGGGATTCCGTTCCGCTGTCTCTATTCAAAAAATATCAGCAATCTGCTGATGGGCGGGCGGTGCATCAGCGTGACGCATTATGCACTCGGCACGGTGCGGATTATGATGACGTGTGCGTCTACCGGTCAGGCCGCCGGCACGGCGGCGGCGATGTGCGCCGCGCGCGGAATCACTCCGCGGGATGTCGGGCGCGATCATATTCGCGAATTGCAACAGCGGTTGCTGCGTGATGATCAATATATTCCGGCGCTCAAGAATGAAGATCCGGCGGATCTGGCGCGCAAAGCGGTCTGCTCGGCATCGAGCGTGCAGGATGTGTGGAAAGTTACAGAGGAATATTTTTACCGCCCCGGAACAATTCAGGGCAGTGAAACAGTTGCGCTGAACGCCGGAACAGTGATGTGTCCGGTTGGGCGCCAGCAGAAAATCGGATCGCTGAATTTCTGGATCAGGAATACCGGCGGCACGGATTGCGAGGCCTATCTTAATATTGACACAACCGCAACGTTCCGTGATTTCGACAGCCGGACGAACATTGCAAAAATTCCGGTGTCGATTCCCGCCGGATTTTCCGGTGTGCTGCCGGTGGATGTGAATCTGCCGGTGAAGGGCGATTTCCTGATGCTGAGTTTTCTGGAAAAATCCGGCGGTATCAGCAAGGTGCTTTGGCAGCGAAGCATTTCCAATCCACCGCGCATGTGTGCGCTGCATAAATATTCCGACGTATGGTGCGTTGATGATAAATTTATTCCGGCATTTTACGCCGAACCGGCGCTTGAATGGGAGTATGATTTCGGCGCGGCGAATGTAATTAACGGCATCACGCGCTGCCTGAACAGCGGCACGGTGAATATGTGGTCGTCCGATCCGGCGCAGCCGCTGCCGCAGTGGATTGAATTAAAATGGGATGAACCGCAGACCATCAAAGAAGTGCAGTTGATTTTTGATACGAACCTTGACCGCTACAGATATAACGGTGGCGAAATTCCTGAACGTGTCCGCAGTTATGATGTGCAGGCGGAAATTTCCGGCGAATGGAAAACCGTTGTTGCGATGGATGATAATATTCAGCGCCGGCGCGTGCATCAGTTTGAACCGGTTTCAACACAGCGGCTGCGGGTGATGGTGAAAGAAACCGGCGGTGACCGGTCCGCGCGTATTTTTGAAATCCGGGCATATTAG
- a CDS encoding sulfatase-like hydrolase/transferase: MIERSLLTLGMAFSFSGASPAEKIPAPNILIILTDDQGYADTGFQGSSDIKTPFLDGMAAGGVRFTEAYVTYSVCGPSRAGLMTGRIPQRFGFERNPAYDRTDPTIGLPLSEKTLGDLMKSAGYRTGAVGKWHLGDHPQFYPNLRGFDYFYGFTGGGHRYFPAEYETRLKSGGYKEYLTPLERNGTQVEETGYLTDILTREALQFICDSKDAPFFLYLAYNAPHTPLEATEKYLARHQDIQDEKRRTYAAMLSAVDDGVGEILSLLDELNLAQNTLIFFLSDNGGPTWDNASNNQPLRGAKSSLYEGGVRVPFLMRWPGVLPENKVYELPVSSLDIAATMAAVAGAAPSADRPLDGVNLVPYLTGKNDERPHRMLWWRKYDQGFFSIRYDDWKLVKTGPAVQLMDLPNDIGEKTNLIKQYPEKAEQLKAMWDELDKEMIEPAFRGLQAE; encoded by the coding sequence ATGATCGAAAGAAGTTTGCTTACTCTGGGAATGGCGTTTTCATTTTCCGGCGCAAGTCCGGCGGAAAAAATTCCGGCGCCGAATATTTTAATTATTCTGACGGACGACCAGGGCTATGCCGACACCGGTTTTCAAGGCAGCAGCGATATTAAGACGCCTTTTCTGGACGGTATGGCGGCAGGAGGTGTGCGGTTTACGGAGGCGTATGTGACGTATTCAGTCTGCGGACCGAGCCGCGCCGGTTTAATGACCGGACGGATTCCGCAGCGATTCGGGTTCGAGCGGAATCCGGCGTATGACCGGACTGATCCGACGATCGGGCTTCCGCTTAGTGAAAAGACATTGGGCGATTTGATGAAGTCCGCCGGATATCGTACCGGCGCGGTCGGCAAGTGGCACCTTGGCGATCATCCTCAATTTTATCCCAATTTGCGCGGATTTGATTATTTTTACGGATTTACCGGCGGCGGACACCGCTATTTTCCGGCGGAATATGAAACGCGACTGAAAAGCGGCGGCTATAAAGAATATCTCACTCCGCTGGAGCGTAACGGAACACAGGTGGAAGAGACGGGATATCTAACGGATATTCTGACGCGCGAAGCGCTGCAGTTTATCTGTGACAGCAAAGATGCACCGTTCTTTTTATACCTCGCCTATAACGCGCCGCATACGCCGCTGGAAGCGACCGAAAAATATCTGGCGCGGCATCAGGATATTCAGGATGAAAAACGCCGGACATACGCGGCGATGCTCAGCGCAGTGGATGACGGTGTCGGCGAAATTCTCAGTCTGCTTGACGAGTTAAATCTTGCACAGAATACGCTGATTTTTTTCCTGTCGGATAACGGCGGACCGACATGGGATAATGCGTCGAACAATCAGCCGTTGCGCGGTGCAAAAAGCAGTTTATATGAAGGCGGCGTGCGGGTCCCGTTTCTGATGCGCTGGCCCGGGGTTCTGCCGGAAAATAAAGTGTATGAACTTCCGGTTTCGTCGCTGGATATTGCGGCGACAATGGCCGCTGTTGCGGGCGCAGCGCCGTCCGCAGACCGCCCGCTGGACGGTGTGAATCTGGTTCCGTATTTGACCGGAAAAAATGATGAACGGCCGCACCGGATGCTGTGGTGGCGGAAATACGACCAGGGATTCTTCTCCATACGGTATGATGATTGGAAGCTGGTGAAAACGGGGCCGGCGGTGCAATTGATGGATTTACCGAACGACATCGGAGAAAAAACCAATTTGATCAAGCAGTATCCGGAAAAAGCGGAACAGCTGAAAGCAATGTGGGATGAACTGGATAAAGAAATGATCGAGCCTGCATTTCGCGGGTTGCAAGCGGAATGA